GCGCGGTCAGCAACGCGGTGACCGAGCTGCGTGCCGGCAGGCTCACTCCCCCGGAACGGCGCGCCCGCGCCGCCTGACAGTCTACGGCGCCGGCCCGGACGGCCTGGCGCCCGACAGCACGCCGCGCGCATGCGGGTCGATATGCGCGCCCGGGTGCGCCGGGTCGAACACATAATGGCCGAACAGGGCCGCCCACGCGCGCCGCTGTGCCGGCGGCAGCGCCCCCAGCGCCTGCATGCAGGCCACCATGCTGTCAAACACATCGACCGCGGCCGACGCCTGCCACCAGTAGTTGACCAGCATGTTGAGCATGCCGTGCGACTGCACATGGTGCCACCACAGCGTGGGGATGAAGAGCGCGTCGCCGGGCACCAGATCGGCCACCAGGGCATGCGCCAGTGCCTGGCGAAAGCGGGGAAAACGCGCGTGATCGGGCTGCGCGAAATCGACCATGCTGATGGGCGTGGGCGTGGGTGCGAAGTCCAGCGGCCCGATATACAGGTTACCCACCTGATCGGGCGGGAACAGGGTGAAGCGGCGCCGCCCGGCCACCACGCAGGCGAGATTGTGCGACTGGTCCACATGGGCCGGCGTGGTGATGGTATTGCCCAGCCAGATGCGCGGACGCACGGCGGCGTCGAGAAAAGGAAGCATGTGTTCGCGCGCAAAGCGGGGCGCACACTCATCGAGCAGGGCGCTTTGCACCGCCACCGAAGGCGGGTCGGCAAACTGCGAATAGCGCGCCAGCTGCTCGATCACGGCCGACAGCGGCAGCTTGCGGCGAACAAAGTTAAAGCCCTTCATGCCGGCACTGTAGAACAGCCTGCCCTGTTCCTGCGGCCCTGCCAGCAGCGCGTCGACCGGCGCGCCGCTGTCGCACTCCATCAGGTAGCCACACAGGTCTTCGGGCGAAGCCAGCGCGCGCCGCACCGCCGGCCAGTGGCGGACAAAGCCGCGCAGGATGGCCGGATGCTCGCCTGCCACAATGGCCTGGAATGCCGCCCCATCGACGGCTTGAAATTCGGGCAGTACCTGGTCTGAAGTCATATCCGATTCTGGCATAAAAAAACCCGCCCGGGCCAAACCAGGCCGGGACGGGAAAGCTTCAACTACCCAGACCTCAGTACTTCAGGCGCAGGCCGGCGTAATACTGGGCGCCGTTGGCATAGAAGCGTGCTGGCTGGTCCTTGTTGTAGTTGTAGTTTTTCAGGATCGGCTTGTTCAGGTTCTGGCCGCTGAAGGTGAGCGTCAGGTTCTTTGTCAGCGAATAGTTAAACGATACGGCCAGCTGGCCCACCGCATCCTGGTACAGCGGCGTTCCCCGGTCCAGCGCCGCCAGGTAGGACGAGCGCCAGGCATAGCTGATGCGGGCATTGAACTTGTCGTTTTCAAAGAAGGCGCCGGCGTTGGCCGTCACCTTCGATGCGCCCAGCAGGTCGCAAGGGCTGGACGTGGTCACGGTCTGCAGCGCCGGGCAGGTGCCGAAGTCCTGCTCGGAGTCGGCCAGGGTGACATTGCCGTCCACCCCGAAGCCCTGGCCCAGCGGCAGCTGCAGCGCAAATTCCGCACCCTTGATGGAGGCGCCCACGTTCACCGGCGAGGTGATGGTGTATTCCGCAAATACCGGGCTGCCCGATTGCTCGGACGCGCGGCTGTCAACGAAGGTGGCGCGCGAGCTGCCAAAGCCGACATAGTCGTTCAGGTCCATATAGAACAGGCCCACCGAGGCCAGGGCGCGCGGCGCGAAGTACCACTGCACGGTGCCGTCGATATTGTTCGAGATGACCGGCTGCAGCCTGGCGTTGCCGCCGTTGCCGGTATGGGTTTCGTCGGTCAGGCTGACGGTGCCGCCCAGGGCGCCGAAGTCCGGCCGCGTCATGGTGCGCGAGACGCCGAAACGGGCCACCACGTCGGAGCGCACGTCGAACTTCAGGTTCAGGCTGGGCAGCACCTTGGTGTGGTTGTTTTCAATCGCGGTACGCTGCACGAAGCCGCCCCACGGGTAGGCCGGCAGATTGGCGCCGGGGACCTGGTTGGGCACGATCTGGTAGCCGTTGGAAGTGCCTTCGGTCCGCACCACACGCACACCGAGGTTGCCGCTCCAGCCATCGCCTTCCATGTCGCCCGACAGGTAGATGGCCTTGGTCTTTTCGGTCAGGGCGAACATGTCGGTGTAGAAGGTGCGCGACAGGCTGCGGTTAGAGTGCAGGTCGCCCCAGGCGTTGAGAATGGCGCGGTCGATCTGCCACACGTTGCGCGGGAAGTCGCCGCCCAGGTCCTTGCCGAAGTCGCCCGGGTAGACTTCGCCGTTCCAGGCCGGGTTGGTATTGGCGGTGCCAGGCTCGGTATTGTCCCAGTTCGGTCCCTGCGCCACGGTGAAGTTGCTGCGCTCATGGTCGGTGCCGCGCACGCCGAATTTGAGGCCCGTGAAGGGGCCTGCATCGAGGCGGTATTCGGCATCGAGCTGGGCGTAGGTCTCTTCGTCCGAGGTGGTGGCCGGCGACAGGCCGAACACCCAGTCCAGGATGGTGCCGGTGAAGACCGAGGTATCGATCGACGGGAACTTGACCGTGGCCGGGCTGCCCAGGCCATTTAGCTGGTAGCTCACACCCGAATTGTTGACGTCACCCTCGTACACGCCCTGCGACGGCGTGGCGCCATAGCCGCGCGTCTTGCCGGCCTGGCCGCGCAGCACCAGGGCCTCGCTCATGCGGTACTTGAAGGCCAGGTCCAGAAAGTCGCTCTTG
This region of Massilia sp. PAMC28688 genomic DNA includes:
- a CDS encoding cupin-like domain-containing protein, whose protein sequence is MTSDQVLPEFQAVDGAAFQAIVAGEHPAILRGFVRHWPAVRRALASPEDLCGYLMECDSGAPVDALLAGPQEQGRLFYSAGMKGFNFVRRKLPLSAVIEQLARYSQFADPPSVAVQSALLDECAPRFAREHMLPFLDAAVRPRIWLGNTITTPAHVDQSHNLACVVAGRRRFTLFPPDQVGNLYIGPLDFAPTPTPISMVDFAQPDHARFPRFRQALAHALVADLVPGDALFIPTLWWHHVQSHGMLNMLVNYWWQASAAVDVFDSMVACMQALGALPPAQRRAWAALFGHYVFDPAHPGAHIDPHARGVLSGARPSGPAP
- a CDS encoding TonB-dependent receptor, encoding MKQNQAAARRPVRPLVINRLTPAAAAVAALVLSTALPASARQAAPQATPEASQGEVVIVTGIRASLQQSLAVKRNAAANVEVITAEDVGKMPDKNVADSLQRLPGVNISSSAAGSGGFDENDRVSLRGTSPSLTQTTINGHAIASGDWFVLDQVGGAVGRSASYSLLPSEIVGQVVVRKSPTADLIEGGVAGTVDVITRKPLDFKNPLTFEASIQAVHATLAGKTDPQVSALVNWKNSTNTVGVLLQGFSEKRSLRRDGQELLQWSQIPANGPVATANPDLANVWYPRLIGSSLFEQERHRKGGLVDIQFKPSRDFSAEATYFSSKLEAGNYNRNYMSDMLGSGALGGGVSPDSYTVHNGTLTSATFVNRGTAAAPLRYGIVDDIVREGAYAKSDFLDLAFKYRMSEALVLRGQAGKTRGYGATPSQGVYEGDVNNSGVSYQLNGLGSPATVKFPSIDTSVFTGTILDWVFGLSPATTSDEETYAQLDAEYRLDAGPFTGLKFGVRGTDHERSNFTVAQGPNWDNTEPGTANTNPAWNGEVYPGDFGKDLGGDFPRNVWQIDRAILNAWGDLHSNRSLSRTFYTDMFALTEKTKAIYLSGDMEGDGWSGNLGVRVVRTEGTSNGYQIVPNQVPGANLPAYPWGGFVQRTAIENNHTKVLPSLNLKFDVRSDVVARFGVSRTMTRPDFGALGGTVSLTDETHTGNGGNARLQPVISNNIDGTVQWYFAPRALASVGLFYMDLNDYVGFGSSRATFVDSRASEQSGSPVFAEYTITSPVNVGASIKGAEFALQLPLGQGFGVDGNVTLADSEQDFGTCPALQTVTTSSPCDLLGASKVTANAGAFFENDKFNARISYAWRSSYLAALDRGTPLYQDAVGQLAVSFNYSLTKNLTLTFSGQNLNKPILKNYNYNKDQPARFYANGAQYYAGLRLKY